Genomic window (Musa acuminata AAA Group cultivar baxijiao chromosome BXJ1-9, Cavendish_Baxijiao_AAA, whole genome shotgun sequence):
ACCTGCATCgagagattcatgagtaatctctaCAAATTACATGTGACTCAACAAAGGAGCTAGCAGATATAAGATGAACAAAATACTGAGAGAAGTACTTGAAAATACTCGCGCTTTTATAGGTTTATCTGATGAAGGGAAGACCAGATGGCACTCTTTTTGCATATTCTACATACTGAAACCCAAAGAATTGCCTCAAGAAAAACTCTTCATATCTGTTCCTCGGTTAAGGATCAAAAGGCTCATGATATTTGTCCAAAGTAGCAACCTACAGATTTAAATGAATGTGAAAATTAATCATGCTAAATGCTGTAGCACGACACGAAGGCCACTAACAAATAGTCCCTAGAGAAGTCTGGAAGTAATCAATTAAGAGAAAGCAATCATATTTCAGATATAATTCTTTGACAAATTGGATACGGTATTCGTGTAGAGAAGAATCGCCAAACAACAACTATAAAAGCAATGATGCACACCGGGTTGCATAGCATGATCTGTGTTCCAGTTGCCCAGATGAAAAAGCCAGTGTAGCCAGGATGGCGGACAAATCTGCTTGGTCACAATAGTAAGATGTCAGAAAATCTTATTTGCTGGTACCAAATGCATGACAAATAGCATGAAACATGGACAAGTGGATATGGATTCCCAGGCAGTGACGAAAAATATGCATTTGAAGAGTCATCGGCATAAACCACATCATGAAGCAAGTTACAAGTTTCTTTCAAATGGTTATCCTATTCATAAACGGAATTTACATGGTTGATTATATCAgtggaaattaaaaaaataacagtCCATGATAGTCAAGAGAACACTGATGTGCAATATTAAAAAAGGTTACTACAAAGGCTCAAGCTAAATTGCCAGAGAAATTATACTCTCCTTTGAAACAATAAACAACCATCTGTAAAAGAGCTGCAAGCTTGCAGTTGCTAATTTTCAAGTTCATGAGAACTTGATAActaattctaaatcataaatcagGTTTAAAGATATATAATGTGAATGATAATCAATTTAATTCATTACCAAAAATATAAGAAATCTTATTTGATTGGTGGAATAAATCTTAATTTCAACCATAAATATATAACTACAAATAAAGTAATCAATGTAGCTTTTTTCTTGCTTTCTCAAAATATCATAAGTCTCTACCTTACATATTGGAACTAAAGATCTGGTCATCCAGGCTTCTGGATGTCTCTTCTCAGCAGCTCTATCTGGCTTTTCTAATATCTTTCATGGTCTATACTTATAATGACTTAACTAAATAAGACCTTAATCCTTTTATTGAAGGGAGAGCTGTCTTTTAATCACACAAATTTTCTGGTAAGGGAACTCAGAggcatcaattagtgaactttgaATTAAACTCCGCAGATATAAATCTAGGTCCCAAAACTAGGAAAAAAATTCAACCAACCAGAGAAAGTAAGAGATGAGAACACAAATATTATCTAAATCCAAATTTAGATCCCAAACTAATTACATATTCAGAAATCATTCATATGATGGGAACCTAATAAAGAATGTTGTAATCCAAGTGCGCACACAAAGTGATGAGAGCAAAAGGGAAAAACAACATCTAGAATatatgatgaaaaaaattatttcttataTTTCATCATTCTACACAAGGAGACTTTGATCTCAGGGCAGGTGATGACAGTATTAATTCAGCCCAGTCTCATGAATCATCATAGCACACTTAACAATGAAGGTGTTCCTTTCTTGTACTTATAAAAGGTAATAATGATATGATATGCACCCATAAAGTTGCCAATcaacataaaaaaacaaaaaataattactCTTCCTGGTTCCAGTAACAAAGGGAAAATAGATAAATTGTTACTAAATACAACCTATATTCTATATGAGGAAGCACCAGTCACTCTTGATATATGCCAAAGCTAAAACTGAGCatcaaaaataaattatcacATTGAGATGCACATTCTCACTGACCTATAGATACCATGAGTAATCAATTCATGGTGGTCATCGTGATATTTTCTAATCAGATGTGTGAAAGATCGGCCAGCTGTTATGACTGCAGCTTTACGTATAAGCTCTCCAATTAATATCATCACAAGCCCAATGTTGCTAACCCACCAATACTCTTTCAACCTTGGGAAGAGGAGAATCTCTATAGCATATTCCAGCAATGCACAAACCATTGCAACAACATACTGCTTGCTAATCAGAAGTGCTGCACAACAAGCATTTCATTATATACCAGAGGCTTCTTAAAGAGATTAAATCGGATATTAACCGTAGAGTAATTGGAAAAACaaaaaatctaagtttaagcataAAAAACAATTAACATTTATTTTACAATGACACTTTTGTAAAGTACTTATATAACAGGAATCGAAGGCAATCATTTCTTATAATGTAAAACAAAATTGCATGCTGTCTAACCATTCCACTAACCAGAAAGTGAGACAATAAATCGAAAACCAATAAAGTGAAAGGAATAAGCTAATCGCAGCCAGATGTTGGAAAATGCTCTAATTATCTACTCAAAACCCTAGAAAATAAGCCAACCAGAATACCCCTCTCACGCATGATTAGAGTCACCTCAGTCTTCCTTTCTTTCACACTTTCTCCGCTCTAATTCAGTTCCCGATCCTCCAATTTCGCAAATGAACGCAAGATGATCCAAGGAATTCTCGAACTACAACGGCTCCAAATTCCAAGACGAATGAGAGAGGTAAAAAAAAGGCACTCACAACTGAGGGTAACATTGGACCGGCCGTGGAAGAAGACGGCGAGCGCGTACTCCGAGGAGTGGAAGAAGGCGACGGCAAAGATGAACTGCGGCAACTGCCGGGAAGCCGTGTAG
Coding sequences:
- the LOC103991185 gene encoding protein-S-isoprenylcysteine O-methyltransferase A isoform X1 gives rise to the protein MRSPISPGRAAESNPNPGILLLRLGGGIPALLGLLQGEMAEIAMAYTASRQLPQFIFAVAFFHSSEYALAVFFHGRSNVTLSSLLISKQYVVAMVCALLEYAIEILLFPRLKEYWWVSNIGLVMILIGELIRKAAVITAGRSFTHLIRKYHDDHHELITHGIYRFVRHPGYTGFFIWATGTQIMLCNPVCIIAFIVVVWRFFSTRIPYEEFFLRQFFGFQYVEYAKRVPSGLPFIR
- the LOC103991185 gene encoding protein-S-isoprenylcysteine O-methyltransferase A isoform X2, which encodes MRSPISPGRAAESNPNPGILLLRLGGGIPALLGLLQGEMAEIAMAYTASRQLPQFIFAVAFFHSSEYALAVFFHGRSNVTLSSLLISKQYVVAMVCALLEYAIEILLFPRLKEYWWVSNIGLVMILIGELIRKAAVITAGRSFTHLIRKYHDDHHELITHGIYRFVRHPGYTGFFIWATGTQIMLCNPVATLDKYHEPFDP